A region of Bacteroidota bacterium DNA encodes the following proteins:
- a CDS encoding ATP-binding cassette domain-containing protein, whose protein sequence is MTNNNENIKQNNNEEVIVVENLKKAFPANPILNGISLKLRAGENVGVLGKSGIGKSVLIKCIVRLLEADEGKIEVFGKDVFSLNHKELLNIRRQIGFLFQGGALYDSMTVRENLAFPVIRNFKNLSDAEIEDMSVEALENVGLLDAIDKVPSELSGGMKKRIGLARTLIMKPKVIFYDEPTTGLDPQTSQEISELILSVQEKYNSASLIITHDMKCARITTDRMLFIRHGVFYKEGIYDELKNTEDKWVKSFFE, encoded by the coding sequence ATGACAAATAATAACGAAAATATTAAACAAAATAACAACGAAGAAGTTATTGTAGTTGAAAATCTTAAAAAAGCTTTTCCAGCTAATCCAATTTTAAATGGAATATCTCTAAAACTTAGAGCAGGTGAAAATGTTGGTGTACTGGGTAAATCAGGTATTGGCAAATCTGTTTTGATAAAATGTATTGTTCGTCTTTTGGAAGCTGATGAAGGGAAAATTGAAGTATTTGGAAAAGATGTTTTTTCTTTAAATCATAAAGAACTTTTAAATATTCGCAGACAAATAGGATTCCTTTTTCAAGGTGGTGCTTTGTATGATTCTATGACTGTGAGAGAAAATCTTGCTTTTCCTGTTATTAGAAACTTTAAGAATTTATCTGATGCAGAAATTGAAGATATGAGTGTTGAAGCCCTAGAAAATGTAGGCTTGTTAGATGCAATTGATAAAGTACCTTCAGAATTATCAGGAGGGATGAAAAAACGTATTGGTCTTGCAAGAACACTTATTATGAAACCAAAAGTGATTTTTTATGATGAACCGACAACAGGGCTTGATCCACAAACATCTCAAGAAATTAGTGAACTGATACTTTCTGTACAGGAAAAATATAATTCTGCATCTTTGATTATTACACATGATATGAAATGTGCAAGAATTACAACTGACAGAATGTTATTTATAAGACATGGTGTTTTTTACAAAGAAGGAATTTACGATGAATTGAAAAATACTGAAGATAAATGGGTT